A stretch of Dromaius novaehollandiae isolate bDroNov1 chromosome 8, bDroNov1.hap1, whole genome shotgun sequence DNA encodes these proteins:
- the HTATIP2 gene encoding oxidoreductase HTATIP2, with product MAAAAGGGGGGAGGSCFVLGASGETGRALLRELLSQRLFARVTAIGRRRMSLGEESAAALEQVVVDFEQLSEHAAAFRGHDVGFCCLGTTRAKAGAAGFIRVDRDYVAQAAELARAGGCKHFVLQSSQGANEHSHFLYLRVKGEVENLVQAVGFDRCTILRPAVLLCTRQEPRPAEWIAQHFLSLVARVFPTAYSVPVETVARAMAASVLKPGGGKVEVLENKAIHELGRAVPQQDTK from the exons atggcggcagcggcgggcggcggtggcgggggagCCGGCGGCTCCTGTTTCGTGCTGGGCGCCTCGGGAGAGAcgggccgggcgctgctgcgggagctgctgtCCCAGCGGCTCTTCGCCAGGGTCACGGCGATCGGGCGGCGGCGGATGAGCCTCGGCGAGGAGAGCGCGGCCGCCCTG GAGCAGGTGGTGGTGGACTTTGAGCAGCTGAGCGAACACGCTGCCGCCTTCCGGGGCCACGACGTCGGCTTCTGCTGCCTGGGCACCACGCGGGCCAAGGCCGGCGCG GCCGGCTTCATCCGTGTGGACCGGGACTACGTCGCACAGGCAGCGGAGCTGGCACGGGCTGGGGGGTGCAAACACTTCGTCCTGCAGTCCTCCCAGGGCGCGAACGAGCACAGCCATTTCCTCTACCTCAGGGTGAAG GGAGAAGTGGAGAACCTGGTCCAGGCTGTTGGTTTTGATCGCTGTACCATTCTCCGGCCAGC GGTGCTGCTGTGCACACGCCAGGAGCCTCGCCCTGCCGAGTGGATTGCCCAGCACTTTCTCAGTCTTGTGGCACGGGTGTTCCCCACTGCTTACTCGGTTCCTGTGGAGACAGTGGCAAGGGCAATGGCGGCCAGCGTGCTGAAGCCGGGCGGGGGGAAGGTGGAGGTGCTGGAGAACAAGGCCATCCATGAGCTGGGAAGGGCAGTGCCACAACAGGACACAAAGTAG